CTGTGTGCATCGGGCCGTGCAGTGCGCAGGGCATGCCAGTCTTCCAGCGTGATCTGGCTGTCCTTCTCGCCATAGACGAGCAGCATCGGCGTATCGGGTACGGCGGCCGCGGCTTCTGCCGGATCGGTCCGGAACAGGTTGCCTAGGAAGGGATGGACCGGCGGCGGCAGCAGGCCGCGCACCGCAGCGGGCATTTCGGCGAGCGGCACCGTCTCCCCCGCCTCGATCCGGTCGAACATGGCGCGGATCTGGTCCATCGACCCGGCGAACACGGGGCTTGCACCCAATTGCGCCTCCAGAGTCGTGCGCAGCGGCCGACCAGGCGCGGCAAGCAGCACCAGGCCGCACACATCGGCGCCTCCGGCTCTCGCCGCCAGCAGCGCGACCAGCCCGCCTTCGCTATGGCCGGCGATGGTAACGCAAGGCACACCGGTTTCCGCCTTGATAACCGAAACCCAGCTCAGCACGTCGCCGGCATAGTCCGCCAGCGTGACCGCATTGGGATCGGCGGTGGCAGAGGCGCTGGAGAACATGCCGCGCTTGTCGATCCGGACGCTCGCGATGCCTTGCTGCTCCAGTCCCACGGCGAGCAGGCGCAGCGTGGCGGCGCGTACGCCCATCGGGTTATTGCCGTTGCGGTCGGTCGGGCCGCTGCCGGGGATGATCAGCACCACCGGCTGCGATCCGTCGCGCGAGCCGGTGAAAGCGCCCCCGAGCATTCCCTTGCCAGCTGGGGCGGAAATCTCCGCCCCGGTTTCCTGGGCGAAAGCGTGCGGGGATATGGCGATAAGGGCCGCAGCGGCGGTGGAGGCGAGGATGCGCATAAAATCAGTCCTTCCTGTCGCCGGACCCGGAGTGGGCGCGCTTCCCCCGCTCCCAGAGCCACCAGCTGTAGAGATACGGTATGAATGCCGCCGCCAGCACGGTTCCCAGCACGACCCACGTCATGAGCTCCGGGGACACCGGCAGCAGCGCTACGATGCAGATCGCGATGCCGGCCAGCAGCATCAGCTTGCCGCCGAGCCGGTGTGTCGCAATCCAGTTGTCCGTGTCGAGAATGGCCCACGGCGTGCGGATGCCGACGAAGAAACCCGGCCGGCTCTTGGGCAACGCATTGCCGACCACCACCAGCAGCAGCCCTACCCCCAGCATGACGATGTTGACCGGCAGCTCCACGCCCCAGGCAGGCAGGCCCACGGCGGCGGAGATGATCGTGAATAGCCCCATCATGCCGATCCAGCTGGCGCGCAGCACCGGGGCGGAATCTTCCAACCGGTCCTGCAAGGGCTCGATGCGCGGGATGAGCAGGAACAGCAAGGACACGCCGACCAGCAGCATCGGCGGAAACAGCAGCGCGTCGAGCGCGGGGCTGAAGCTGTCCGGCTCCCCCGCCGCGTTCCAGTGCGTCGGCAGCATGGCATCGGCAGGAAGGCGCTCGGCTGTCAGGACGGCGAAGCCTGCCAGGGCCGCCGCCAGCACCAGTGCTGCGATGAACAGGCGTTTCGTATTCACGACTTTTCCCCTTCCGGATCCGTGTCCTGCTTGGCCCCGTCCATGCCCATGCGGCCCATGAAGCCCATCAACGCCTCTTCCAGCGTGGACATGTTGAGCGTGTAGATGATCGACCCGCCCTGCTGTTCGCCGCGGATCAGCCCGGCCTCTCGCAGCTTGGCGAAATGGCCGGACATGGTCGGTTTCGACACGTCGAAATGATCCGCCAAATCGCCCGCAGAACGGCCGCCGCCCTTCAGCAGCTCGAGCACTTCGCGACGGATCGGGTGCGACAAGGCGTCGAAAACGGAAGCCATTAGCTATTTAGGCAATAGGCTAAATAGCGCCATGCGTCAACCGCGTCTGTGCTTCGTCGCGCCCCGCCCTCCGGTGGACCCGCCGTTCAGCGCCGGGCAAGGCGCACGCGCCATGAGCAGCCCCCGCTCATCAGCACATATGCAAAAGGATCGTATCATGAGGAAACTTCTCGCCACCGTCGCCATCGCTGCGGCCTTCACCGCAGCCCCTGCCATGGCGCAGGACGGCGGCCTCTATGTCGGCGTGCTCGCCGGTTACGAAGGGATCGACGTCGATTCCGCCGACGGCACCGTCTCCGCCGATGCGGATTCCAGTGTTTACGGCGCGACGATCGGTTACGACCTGTCGCTCGGCAACGCCTTCGTCGGGGTCGAGGGCGAGATCGCCAAGAGCGACAGCACCGCCACTTTCCCGGACAGCTTCGGCGCCGCGCGCGAGAGCCTGTCGAGCGATGCGCAGTATTACGTCGGCGCCCGTGCCGGTGTGGCCCTGACGCCCGGCATCGCGGCCTACGGCAAGATCGGCTACACCTCAATCGACGTGAACGCTTTCACCGAATCCGGCTCGCTGGCCGAGCTCGAAGAGAACGCCAGCGGCTTGCGTTACGGCGCCGGCGTGCAGGTTGCCCTCCCGGGCCCGCTGGAAGCGCGCGTCGAGTATCGCCGCAGCGAATACGACGCGGTCGACGGCACCGAATTCGGCGATGCCGCCAGCGACCAGCTCGTCGCCGGCATCGGCCTGCGCTTCTGAGCCGGAACGGCAGCACCGGTCAGCGGTTCATTCCAGCGCAAGCCCGGTGCTGCCACGCCCCTTCTCGCCGCCCGTGTGGTGGCAATGAGGGAGCATTTTGCATGAAGTACCGCTATTTCGCAGCCGCCGCCGTGGCCGCTGCTTCCGCCAGCCCCGCTGCTGCGCAGGTCATCCCCAGCGGCGGCCCCTACATCGGCGTGATCGCCGGGGTGGACGAGGTCACCGTCGACGACGGCTTTACCGAAGATGACGCCAGCGACATCGTCTACGGCGCGGTGGTCGGCTACGATGTCGCTTTCGCGTCCGCCTTCGTGGGCATCGAGGGCGAAATCGCCCAGTCCGAAGCCGGCGCGCAGATTCTCGACTTCGCCGAAGACGGTGACAGCCTCGCGGTGAAATCCAACGTCGATTACTACGTCGGTGCCCGGGCCGGTTTCTCGGTCCTCCCGCGCGTGCGCGCCTACGGCAAGCTCGGCTACAGCTGGACGGGTTTCGAAGCGACCTATGACGATGGCGACGTGGTCATCATCGACGACCGCCAGGTCGAGGGCCTGCGTTACGGCGCTGGCGTGGAAGTCGACCTGCCGTTCGACGTGGCGCTGCGCGGCGAATACCGCCGGACCGACTATGGCGACCTCGAAGTATTCGGAGCGGAAACCGGGGCGGAGGCCGACCGCGGCCAGTTCGTCGTCGGTGCCTTGCTGAAATTCTAGTCCGAATGAAGGCCCGGCAGCGCACCGTTCGTGCGCCGCCGGGCCTTTGCCTCGCGCGATTGCGGCGCTAGAGGCGCAGCGATGGATATTTCCGACCTTCGCATTGCGCTGTTCAACGGCAACTACAACATTACCGTGGACGGCGCGAACAAGGCGCTGAACCGGCTGGTCGAATATCTCCAGCGGCAGGGCGCGAAGGTCCACGTCTATTCCGCCACCGTCGACAACCCCGCTTTCGAACCCCAGGGGACGCTGGTCGGCGTACCCGCAATCCCGATCCCGGGCCGCGACGAATACCGCGTGCCAATGTATCTGAGCGCGGCGGTGAAAGCCGACCTCGAGGCGTTCGACCCGCATATCGTCCACGTTTCTTCCCCAGATCCCAGCGCCCACCGCGCGGTCACCTGGGCGCGGGCGCGCGGCCTCCCCATCCTTGCCAGCGTCCACACGCGCTTCGAAACCTACCCGCGATATTACAACGCGACGTGGCTGGAACCCCTTTTCATCAAGGGCTTGCGCCGCTTCTACCGCCGCACCGACGCGCTTGTCGCGCCGAGCGATTCCATGATCGAGGAACTGCGCAAGGAAGAGATGCACCACGACATCGGCCTGTGGACGCGCGGCGTGGACCGCACGATCTTCTCGCCGGAGAAGCGTGACCTTGCCTGGCGGCGCAGCCACGGCATCGCGGACGACGACATGGCGATCGGCTTCCTCGGCCGACTGGTGCTGGAAAAGGGGCTGGACGTCTTTGCCGAGGCAATGGTCGAGCTGAAGAAGCGCGGCGTCGCCTTCAAGGTGCTGGTCATCGGCGAAGGCCCTGCGCACGATTTCTTCAAGGCCAAGGTGCCCGATGCGATCTTCGTCGGCTTCCAGAACGGGCCGGACCTCGGCCGCGCGGTCGCCAGCATGGACGTCCTGCTCAACCCCTCCGTCACGGAGACATTCGGCAACGTCACGCTGGAGGCAATGGCCTGCGGAGTGCCCGTGGTCGCGGCCGACGCGACGGGGGCCAGCAGCCTCGTGGCCGATGGGGAAACGGGCTACCTCGTACCGCCGCGCGACATCGCCGCCTATGCCGACAAGCTACAAGCCTATGCCGAGGACCCGGCGCTACGCCGCGCCCATGGCGAGGCCGGCGCGCGCAAGGCCGACGGCTACGAGTGGGACGCGATCAACCAGGTGGTGGCGGACACGTATCTGAGGCTGATCGCAGCGAAACGGCAGGGCTAGCGCAGCACGCCCCGCACCGTCATCCGGCGGCTGTAGACTGCGAGCAAAACCACGCTGACCACGATGGCGGTCTTCGCGCCCGTTCCGGCTATCGTCTCGTTCATTGTTTCCACTCCCCCAAGCGGCCCTTGGCGTGGCGATAGCAAAATCGGGCGCGCCTGCCTACATGGGAGCCATGGCCGACCTTTTCGCCGACGATCCCCCGCCCTCCCGAACAGCCGAGCCGATGCGCGAGGATGCGCCGCTGGCCGACCGGCTGCGCCCGCGCGACCTTTCGCAGGTCATCGGGCAGGAGCACCTGACCGGTCCGGAAGGCGCGATCGGCCGGATGGTCGCGGCGGGCAAGCTTTCCAGCATGATCCTGTGGGGTCCGCCCGGCACCGGCAAGACCAGCATCGCCCGCCTGCTCGCGGACAGCGTGGGCATGCGGTACGAGGCGGTCAGCGCCGTGTTCAC
This sequence is a window from Alteriqipengyuania flavescens. Protein-coding genes within it:
- a CDS encoding SdpI family protein codes for the protein MNTKRLFIAALVLAAALAGFAVLTAERLPADAMLPTHWNAAGEPDSFSPALDALLFPPMLLVGVSLLFLLIPRIEPLQDRLEDSAPVLRASWIGMMGLFTIISAAVGLPAWGVELPVNIVMLGVGLLLVVVGNALPKSRPGFFVGIRTPWAILDTDNWIATHRLGGKLMLLAGIAICIVALLPVSPELMTWVVLGTVLAAAFIPYLYSWWLWERGKRAHSGSGDRKD
- a CDS encoding metalloregulator ArsR/SmtB family transcription factor, translating into MASVFDALSHPIRREVLELLKGGGRSAGDLADHFDVSKPTMSGHFAKLREAGLIRGEQQGGSIIYTLNMSTLEEALMGFMGRMGMDGAKQDTDPEGEKS
- a CDS encoding alpha/beta hydrolase; amino-acid sequence: MRILASTAAAALIAISPHAFAQETGAEISAPAGKGMLGGAFTGSRDGSQPVVLIIPGSGPTDRNGNNPMGVRAATLRLLAVGLEQQGIASVRIDKRGMFSSASATADPNAVTLADYAGDVLSWVSVIKAETGVPCVTIAGHSEGGLVALLAARAGGADVCGLVLLAAPGRPLRTTLEAQLGASPVFAGSMDQIRAMFDRIEAGETVPLAEMPAAVRGLLPPPVHPFLGNLFRTDPAEAAAAVPDTPMLLVYGEKDSQITLEDWHALRTARPDAHSLILPFATHALKDAAGEGPAAAAATYTDPDLPLTTGVAEAMASFVRLHAGN
- a CDS encoding glycosyltransferase family 4 protein translates to MDISDLRIALFNGNYNITVDGANKALNRLVEYLQRQGAKVHVYSATVDNPAFEPQGTLVGVPAIPIPGRDEYRVPMYLSAAVKADLEAFDPHIVHVSSPDPSAHRAVTWARARGLPILASVHTRFETYPRYYNATWLEPLFIKGLRRFYRRTDALVAPSDSMIEELRKEEMHHDIGLWTRGVDRTIFSPEKRDLAWRRSHGIADDDMAIGFLGRLVLEKGLDVFAEAMVELKKRGVAFKVLVIGEGPAHDFFKAKVPDAIFVGFQNGPDLGRAVASMDVLLNPSVTETFGNVTLEAMACGVPVVAADATGASSLVADGETGYLVPPRDIAAYADKLQAYAEDPALRRAHGEAGARKADGYEWDAINQVVADTYLRLIAAKRQG
- a CDS encoding outer membrane protein, which translates into the protein MRKLLATVAIAAAFTAAPAMAQDGGLYVGVLAGYEGIDVDSADGTVSADADSSVYGATIGYDLSLGNAFVGVEGEIAKSDSTATFPDSFGAARESLSSDAQYYVGARAGVALTPGIAAYGKIGYTSIDVNAFTESGSLAELEENASGLRYGAGVQVALPGPLEARVEYRRSEYDAVDGTEFGDAASDQLVAGIGLRF
- a CDS encoding outer membrane protein, translating into MKYRYFAAAAVAAASASPAAAQVIPSGGPYIGVIAGVDEVTVDDGFTEDDASDIVYGAVVGYDVAFASAFVGIEGEIAQSEAGAQILDFAEDGDSLAVKSNVDYYVGARAGFSVLPRVRAYGKLGYSWTGFEATYDDGDVVIIDDRQVEGLRYGAGVEVDLPFDVALRGEYRRTDYGDLEVFGAETGAEADRGQFVVGALLKF